From a single Actinomyces viscosus genomic region:
- the uppS gene encoding polyprenyl diphosphate synthase, which translates to MTDSTRATTAGTTRDMTVDEAPPLHRLGLTPPALPPAALPQHVAVVMDGNGRWANARGLPRTEGHRVGEANLLDVVAGAVEIGVSELSAYAFSTENWRRSPGEVRFIMGFARKVLRAQRDILHSWNVKVRWVGRTPRLWKSVLRELREAERLTASNTGLVLNLCINYGGRAEIADATRAIAEDVAAGRLKASSINEKTIQRYLYSPTMRDVDLFIRTGDEQRTSNFLMWSSSYAELYFSPLPWPDFNRTELWKACEAYAGRERRYGGAVDRVLQEDPGEAGDPQDDGDPQDDEQ; encoded by the coding sequence ATGACAGACAGTACGAGGGCCACGACCGCGGGTACGACGCGGGACATGACGGTCGACGAGGCCCCGCCCCTGCACCGCCTGGGCCTGACCCCGCCCGCGCTGCCACCGGCCGCCCTGCCCCAGCACGTGGCCGTCGTCATGGACGGCAACGGGCGCTGGGCCAACGCCCGCGGCTTGCCCCGCACCGAGGGGCACCGGGTGGGGGAGGCCAACCTGCTCGACGTCGTCGCCGGCGCCGTCGAGATCGGCGTGAGCGAGCTGAGCGCCTACGCCTTCTCCACCGAGAACTGGCGACGCTCGCCCGGCGAGGTCCGCTTCATCATGGGGTTCGCCCGCAAGGTCCTGCGCGCCCAGCGCGATATCCTCCACTCCTGGAACGTCAAGGTGCGCTGGGTCGGGCGCACCCCGCGCCTGTGGAAGTCCGTGCTGCGCGAGCTGCGCGAGGCCGAGCGCCTCACCGCCAGTAACACGGGGCTGGTCCTCAACCTGTGCATCAACTACGGCGGACGCGCCGAGATCGCCGACGCCACCCGCGCCATCGCCGAGGACGTCGCCGCCGGCCGCCTCAAGGCCTCCTCCATCAACGAGAAGACCATCCAGCGCTACCTGTACTCACCCACCATGCGGGACGTGGACCTGTTCATCCGCACCGGGGACGAGCAGCGCACCTCCAACTTCCTCATGTGGTCCTCCTCCTACGCCGAGCTCTACTTCTCGCCCCTGCCCTGGCCCGACTTCAACCGCACCGAGCTGTGGAAGGCCTGCGAGGCCTACGCCGGGCGCGAGCGCCGCTACGGAGGCGCCGTGGACAGGGTGCTTCAGGAGGATCCCGGCGAGGCCGGGGACCCTCAGGACGACGGGGACCCTCAGGACGACGAGCAGTAA
- a CDS encoding metal ABC transporter ATP-binding protein has translation MISLPLSPSSSPSPSLTAPSGSPRAASSALAVRVRDLRVVLGASLILDDVSLAVGAGESVALLGANGSGKSTLVKAILGLVPPAGGSIEVLGTPITRRRKVPWGRIGYVPQRIGAGSGVPATALEVVRSGLLGPRNPWADRGRGARRRAMAALDAVGLAHRAGDHVQVFSGGQAQRVLIARALVRSPELLILDEPLAGIDRASRESLATILQGLRAQGLTLVTVLHEMGELAEVVQRAILLQDGRLVADGPAGEVAHLRDAGIGPSGRHRYHGDRGDHHPDAGGPPAHHAPVLDHRLPEARPRTGRRARP, from the coding sequence ATGATCTCATTACCTCTGTCACCATCATCGTCGCCATCACCATCTCTGACGGCGCCGTCCGGCTCACCCCGGGCGGCGTCGTCCGCGCTCGCCGTCAGGGTGCGCGACCTCAGGGTGGTCCTGGGGGCGTCCCTCATCCTGGACGACGTGAGCCTGGCGGTGGGGGCCGGCGAGTCCGTGGCGCTGCTGGGCGCCAACGGCTCGGGCAAGTCCACCCTGGTCAAGGCCATCCTGGGGCTCGTGCCTCCGGCCGGCGGCAGCATCGAGGTGCTGGGCACCCCCATCACCCGGCGCCGGAAGGTCCCCTGGGGGCGCATCGGTTACGTTCCTCAGCGGATCGGTGCGGGTTCCGGCGTCCCGGCCACGGCTCTGGAGGTGGTGCGCTCCGGGCTGCTGGGACCGAGGAACCCCTGGGCGGACCGGGGCCGAGGCGCCAGGAGGCGAGCGATGGCGGCGCTCGACGCCGTCGGGCTGGCCCACCGGGCCGGCGACCACGTCCAGGTCTTCTCCGGCGGTCAGGCCCAGCGGGTTCTCATCGCCCGGGCCCTGGTCCGCTCCCCCGAGCTGCTCATCCTCGATGAGCCCTTGGCGGGGATCGACCGCGCCAGCCGCGAGTCCCTGGCCACGATCCTCCAGGGGCTGCGCGCGCAGGGGCTGACCCTGGTGACGGTTCTGCACGAGATGGGTGAGCTCGCTGAGGTCGTCCAGCGGGCGATCCTGCTTCAGGACGGCAGGCTCGTCGCCGACGGACCCGCCGGAGAGGTCGCTCACCTGCGCGACGCCGGGATCGGCCCCTCTGGTCGTCACCGGTACCACGGCGACCGCGGTGACCATCACCCGGACGCGGGCGGTCCTCCGGCGCACCACGCCCCCGTCCTCGACCACCGGCTGCCTGAGGCGCGGCCCCGCACCGGCAGGAGGGCCCGCCCATGA
- a CDS encoding metal ABC transporter substrate-binding protein: protein MSVSQARSHHLRRIVALGATLVLAAGMSACSALKGESSSASSAHTIAPGKTLTVSTSFYPIAYLAEAIGGPLVKVSTVTPSNVEPHDFELSGKETAELGKADLIAYVPGFQPSLDKAVKEVGSGPTVVDLSKPANLVHHEGVEEEHEHGDEAAGGDASAAASEESSEAAHDEHSADSEHSHAEGEEHGSDLDPHFWLDPQRMIAVAEAMEASFAKIDPANANDYKTGLDKLKTALTNLDTQYSTGLSTCQRTTFVTSHAAFGYMADRYKLTQASISGIDPETEPSPAELANIKSVVQSTGTTTIFTEELVSPTTAQAIAAETGAETNVLSPLESKPERGDYTDAMTTNLDRLKIALACQ, encoded by the coding sequence ATGAGTGTTTCACAGGCTCGTTCCCATCATCTCCGTCGCATCGTGGCGCTCGGAGCCACCCTGGTCCTGGCTGCCGGCATGAGCGCGTGCAGCGCCCTGAAAGGCGAGAGCTCGTCGGCCTCCTCCGCCCACACGATCGCCCCGGGCAAGACCCTGACGGTCTCGACGTCCTTCTACCCGATCGCCTATCTGGCCGAGGCCATCGGCGGCCCGCTCGTCAAGGTCTCCACCGTGACCCCCTCCAATGTCGAGCCGCACGACTTCGAGCTCTCCGGCAAGGAGACCGCCGAGCTGGGCAAGGCCGATCTCATCGCCTACGTCCCCGGCTTCCAGCCCTCCCTGGACAAGGCCGTCAAGGAGGTCGGTTCCGGTCCCACGGTGGTGGACCTGAGCAAGCCGGCCAACCTCGTCCACCACGAGGGGGTTGAGGAGGAGCACGAGCACGGCGACGAGGCCGCCGGGGGCGATGCCTCAGCCGCCGCGAGCGAGGAGTCCAGCGAGGCGGCCCACGACGAGCACAGCGCTGACAGTGAGCACAGCCACGCCGAGGGCGAGGAGCACGGCAGTGACCTCGACCCGCACTTCTGGCTGGACCCGCAGCGCATGATCGCGGTGGCCGAGGCCATGGAGGCGTCGTTCGCCAAGATCGACCCGGCCAATGCCAATGACTACAAGACGGGACTCGACAAGCTCAAGACGGCGCTGACCAACCTGGACACGCAGTACAGCACGGGCCTGTCCACCTGCCAGCGCACCACTTTCGTGACCTCCCACGCCGCCTTCGGCTACATGGCCGACCGCTACAAGCTGACCCAGGCCTCCATCTCCGGCATCGACCCGGAGACCGAGCCCAGCCCCGCCGAGCTGGCCAACATCAAGTCGGTGGTCCAGAGCACCGGAACGACGACGATCTTCACCGAGGAGCTCGTCTCCCCCACCACGGCCCAGGCGATCGCCGCGGAGACCGGGGCGGAGACCAATGTGCTCAGTCCCCTGGAGTCCAAGCCCGAGCGCGGTGACTACACCGACGCCATGACCACCAACCTGGACCGCCTCAAGATCGCCCTGGCGTGCCAGTAG
- a CDS encoding Fur family transcriptional regulator, whose translation MSARSTAQRPRATRQRAAVADILARTDEFRSAQQIHAALEAEGTKVGLATVYRNLQTLAEGGAVDQVRSAEGEVLYRACERQEHHHHIVCRRCGHTVEVAGGELEEWISRVSAQQGFTQMEHTAEFFGLCAACSARDSAQDAPQD comes from the coding sequence ATGAGCGCACGCAGCACGGCGCAGCGTCCTCGAGCCACGCGTCAGCGCGCCGCCGTCGCCGACATCCTGGCGCGCACCGACGAGTTCCGCTCCGCCCAGCAGATCCATGCGGCCCTGGAGGCCGAGGGGACCAAGGTGGGACTGGCCACCGTCTACCGCAACCTGCAGACCCTGGCGGAGGGCGGCGCGGTGGACCAGGTGCGCAGCGCCGAGGGCGAGGTCCTCTACCGGGCCTGCGAGAGGCAGGAGCACCACCACCACATCGTGTGTCGCCGCTGCGGGCACACCGTGGAGGTCGCCGGCGGTGAGCTCGAGGAGTGGATCAGCCGGGTCTCGGCCCAGCAGGGCTTCACCCAGATGGAGCACACCGCCGAGTTCTTCGGTCTGTGCGCCGCCTGCTCGGCCCGGGACTCCGCCCAGGACGCTCCGCAGGACTGA
- a CDS encoding metal ABC transporter permease translates to MIELVSDMLASPLMQRAFIVAVLVGLAAPVVGTYLVQRGLALLGDGIGHIALTGIALGWLAGAAANVTPHDAWAVPGAIVVSVLGAVTIEVIRANGRTRGDVALAILFYGGIAGGVILIRLAGGTTTNLNSYLFGSISTVSVSDAWFTIALATLVLLVGLGLRGPLFALCNDEEFARACGLPTSALNVLVAVVAALTVSVSMRVVGALLVSAVMIVPVAIAQLVSHSFSRTMYLAMGLGVVACVSGLTITYLVAASPGAMIVVLLVGGYAVVALLSGLWQLISRSRRHRITSGGRS, encoded by the coding sequence ATGATCGAGCTCGTCTCCGACATGCTCGCCAGCCCCCTCATGCAGCGGGCCTTCATCGTCGCGGTGCTCGTCGGGCTGGCCGCCCCGGTGGTGGGCACCTACCTGGTTCAGCGGGGCCTGGCGCTGCTGGGCGACGGGATCGGGCACATTGCCCTGACCGGTATCGCCCTGGGCTGGCTGGCCGGGGCCGCCGCCAATGTCACGCCCCATGACGCCTGGGCCGTTCCCGGGGCGATCGTCGTCAGTGTTCTGGGTGCCGTGACGATCGAGGTGATCCGTGCCAACGGCCGCACCCGCGGCGACGTGGCCCTGGCGATCCTGTTCTACGGGGGGATCGCCGGTGGGGTCATTCTCATCCGTCTGGCCGGCGGCACGACGACGAATCTCAACTCCTACCTGTTCGGCTCGATCTCCACGGTCTCGGTCTCCGACGCCTGGTTCACCATCGCCCTGGCCACCCTGGTCCTGCTGGTGGGGCTGGGGCTGCGCGGGCCGTTGTTCGCCCTGTGCAACGACGAGGAGTTCGCCCGTGCCTGCGGGCTGCCGACCAGTGCCCTCAACGTCCTGGTGGCGGTGGTGGCGGCCCTGACGGTCTCGGTGTCCATGCGGGTGGTGGGTGCCCTGCTGGTCTCGGCCGTCATGATCGTGCCGGTGGCCATCGCCCAGCTCGTCTCGCACTCGTTCTCGCGCACCATGTACCTGGCGATGGGACTGGGGGTGGTGGCCTGTGTGTCCGGTTTGACGATCACCTACCTGGTTGCGGCCTCCCCTGGCGCCATGATCGTGGTACTCCTGGTAGGGGGATACGCCGTCGTCGCCCTCCTGTCCGGGCTGTGGCAGCTCATCAGCCGCTCCCGACGGCACCGCATCACCTCAGGAGGCAGATCATGA
- a CDS encoding SDR family oxidoreductase: MNEETEPSISRSVVVTGASRGIGEAVVKAFLAQGDRVAGISRSGEAPDGALALAADVTDPDALAQVLSAATEAHGPIEVLVASAGINRESLAARTSSQMWDEVISADLTGTFNTVRAVTPAMMRARRGRIVLVSSAIAARGGVGLSAYGAAKGGVEGLTRSLARELAPRGITVNAVAPGFVRTAMTASLPDHIRTAYLEQIPLGRFADVADVAGPVLFLASPAASYVTGAILGVDGGMGMGR; the protein is encoded by the coding sequence ATGAACGAAGAGACCGAGCCGTCGATATCACGTTCCGTCGTCGTGACCGGAGCCTCCCGAGGGATCGGGGAGGCGGTCGTGAAGGCGTTTCTCGCACAGGGCGACCGGGTGGCGGGCATCTCCCGCTCCGGTGAGGCCCCCGACGGCGCCCTGGCCCTGGCCGCCGACGTCACCGATCCCGACGCCCTGGCCCAGGTGCTCTCCGCCGCCACCGAGGCGCACGGCCCCATCGAGGTCCTCGTGGCCTCGGCCGGCATCAACCGGGAGTCCCTGGCCGCCCGTACCTCCTCCCAGATGTGGGACGAGGTCATCTCCGCGGACCTGACGGGCACCTTCAACACCGTGCGAGCCGTCACCCCCGCCATGATGCGGGCGCGCAGGGGCCGCATCGTCCTGGTCTCCTCGGCCATCGCCGCCCGCGGAGGCGTGGGCCTGTCCGCCTACGGCGCCGCCAAGGGCGGGGTGGAGGGACTGACCCGGTCCCTGGCCCGAGAGCTCGCGCCGCGCGGCATCACCGTCAACGCCGTGGCCCCCGGATTCGTCAGAACCGCGATGACCGCCTCACTGCCCGACCACATCCGCACCGCCTACCTCGAGCAGATTCCCCTGGGACGCTTCGCCGACGTCGCCGACGTCGCCGGCCCCGTCCTGTTCCTGGCCTCCCCGGCGGCCTCCTACGTCACCGGTGCGATCCTCGGTGTCGACGGCGGCATGGGCATGGGGCGGTAA
- the dusB gene encoding tRNA dihydrouridine synthase DusB, with protein sequence MSETFPRTGGTDASGRFPAPLRIGPLEVATPVELAPMAGVTNASFRRLCRETAEAALPEPLTPASPGPVTTPSGGLLAPAGLYVTEMVTTRALVERNERTLAMVRTDPSERVRSIQLYGVDPATVGAAVRILVEEDLADHIDLNFGCPVPKVTRKGGGAALPWKRDLLAAILTEAVHASEAACRRAGRVREVPVTMKMRLGVDEEHETFLDAARAAENAGIAAVALHARSARQHYSGQARWEEIARLKEATGLPVLGNGDIWLGDDAVRMMEATGCDGVVVGRGCQGRPWLFADIVAAMHGSRARTRPDLDAVIGVIRRHGRMLAQEMGEDRGVRDLRKHVGWYLKGYPVGGAARADLMGIRTLAELDAGLERMRSRLPEVVDYPGDIVEGPRGRAGSPKTPRLPDGWLDSPVLDDAHREMLSQAESDVSGG encoded by the coding sequence ATGAGCGAGACCTTCCCCCGCACCGGCGGCACCGACGCATCCGGCCGCTTCCCCGCCCCCCTGCGCATCGGCCCGCTGGAGGTGGCCACCCCGGTCGAGCTCGCCCCCATGGCCGGGGTCACCAACGCCTCCTTCCGCAGGCTGTGCCGGGAGACGGCCGAGGCCGCCCTGCCCGAGCCGCTGACGCCCGCCTCCCCCGGCCCGGTCACGACGCCGAGCGGCGGGCTGCTGGCCCCGGCGGGTCTGTACGTCACCGAGATGGTCACCACCCGGGCGCTGGTGGAGCGCAACGAGCGGACCCTGGCGATGGTGCGCACCGACCCTTCCGAGCGGGTGCGCTCCATCCAGCTCTACGGGGTCGACCCGGCCACGGTGGGCGCCGCCGTGCGGATCCTGGTCGAGGAGGACCTCGCCGACCACATCGACCTCAACTTCGGCTGCCCGGTGCCCAAGGTGACGCGCAAGGGCGGCGGGGCGGCGCTGCCGTGGAAGCGGGACCTGCTGGCGGCCATCCTCACCGAGGCGGTTCATGCGAGCGAGGCGGCCTGCCGCCGTGCCGGGCGGGTGCGGGAGGTGCCGGTGACCATGAAGATGCGCCTGGGCGTCGACGAGGAGCACGAGACCTTCCTCGACGCCGCCCGGGCCGCTGAGAATGCCGGGATCGCGGCCGTGGCGCTGCACGCCCGCAGCGCGCGCCAGCACTACTCGGGGCAGGCCCGGTGGGAGGAGATCGCCCGGCTCAAGGAGGCCACCGGGCTTCCGGTGCTCGGCAACGGAGACATCTGGCTGGGCGATGACGCGGTGCGCATGATGGAGGCCACCGGTTGCGACGGTGTCGTCGTGGGCCGTGGCTGTCAGGGCCGCCCCTGGCTGTTCGCCGACATCGTGGCGGCCATGCACGGTTCGCGGGCGCGCACCCGCCCGGACCTGGACGCCGTCATCGGGGTGATCCGCCGCCACGGGCGCATGCTGGCCCAGGAGATGGGTGAGGACCGGGGCGTGCGCGATCTGCGCAAGCACGTGGGCTGGTACCTCAAGGGCTACCCGGTCGGTGGTGCCGCGCGTGCCGACCTCATGGGGATCAGGACCCTAGCCGAGCTCGACGCCGGCCTGGAGCGGATGCGCTCGCGCCTGCCGGAGGTGGTCGACTACCCCGGTGACATCGTCGAGGGTCCCCGGGGCCGGGCGGGCAGCCCCAAGACCCCGCGCCTGCCCGACGGCTGGCTGGACTCCCCTGTCCTGGACGATGCCCACCGTGAGATGCTCAGCCAGGCTGAGTCCGACGTCTCCGGGGGCTGA
- the recO gene encoding DNA repair protein RecO has product MMSRLYRDEAIVLRTYKLGEADRIIVLLTRHHGQVRAVAKGVRRTSSRFGARLEPFSMIDVQLHAGRNLDVVTQAEIIDPFGRAICADYAMFTCASTMVETAERLSADDGDLGTEASPQQYLLLAGALAAMAHRRHAPGLILDSYLLRALALGGWAPSCYDCALCGAPGPHRAFHVQVGGAVCESCRSAGAVEVEPATMVLLGALLSGDWAVADASGQRERSQASGLVSAYTTWYLERRLRSLALVERA; this is encoded by the coding sequence GTGATGAGCAGGCTCTACCGGGACGAGGCGATCGTCCTGCGCACCTACAAACTGGGCGAGGCCGACCGCATCATCGTGCTCCTCACCCGTCACCACGGGCAGGTGCGCGCCGTGGCCAAGGGCGTGCGCCGCACCAGCTCGCGCTTCGGGGCGCGCCTGGAGCCCTTCTCCATGATTGACGTCCAGCTCCACGCCGGACGCAACCTCGACGTCGTCACCCAGGCCGAGATCATCGACCCCTTCGGCCGCGCCATCTGCGCCGACTACGCCATGTTCACCTGCGCCTCGACCATGGTGGAGACCGCCGAGCGCCTCAGCGCCGACGACGGCGACCTGGGCACCGAGGCCAGCCCCCAGCAGTACCTGCTGCTGGCCGGGGCCCTGGCCGCCATGGCGCACCGGCGCCACGCACCCGGACTCATCCTCGACTCCTACCTGCTGCGCGCCCTGGCCCTGGGCGGCTGGGCGCCGTCGTGCTACGACTGCGCCCTGTGCGGCGCACCGGGACCGCACCGGGCCTTCCACGTGCAGGTCGGCGGCGCGGTGTGCGAGTCGTGCCGCTCGGCCGGCGCCGTCGAGGTCGAGCCGGCCACGATGGTGCTCCTGGGCGCCCTGCTCTCCGGGGACTGGGCCGTGGCCGACGCCTCCGGCCAGCGGGAGCGCTCGCAGGCCTCCGGGCTCGTCTCGGCCTACACGACCTGGTACCTGGAGCGGCGCCTGCGCTCCCTCGCACTGGTGGAAAGGGCATAA
- a CDS encoding glycine--tRNA ligase, producing MASTPSRLDAVINLAKRRGFVFPCGEIYGGTRSAWDYGPLGVELKENIKRQWWQYMVRSRDDVVGLDSSVILPREVWVASGHVNAFTDPLIECQSCHKRLREDELQEAYAAKHGIEDPDSVSLEQIACPSCGTRGRFTEPKAFSGLLKTYLGPVDDESGLHYLRPETAQGIFINFANVMSAARKKPPFGIGQVGKSFRNEITPGNFIFRTREFEQMEMEFFCEPGTDEEWHQYWIDYRKAWYMDLGISEDNLRLYEHPKEKLSHYSKRTVDLEYRFGFAGSEWGELEGIANRTDFDLSTHAEHSGKDLSYFDQTRSERWTPYVIEPAAGLTRSLMAFLVEAYTEDEAPNTKGGVDKRIVLKLDPRIAPVKAAVLPLSRKEELTGPAKELAARLRRSWNVEYDDAGAVGRRYRRQDEVGTPFCLTYDFDSPEDGAVTVRERDTMTQERIPLEGVERYLAERLIGC from the coding sequence TTGGCATCCACCCCTTCACGCCTTGACGCCGTCATCAACCTCGCCAAGCGTCGCGGGTTCGTCTTCCCCTGCGGCGAGATCTACGGCGGAACCCGCTCGGCCTGGGACTACGGACCGCTGGGCGTCGAGCTCAAGGAGAACATCAAGCGCCAGTGGTGGCAGTACATGGTCCGCTCGCGCGACGACGTCGTCGGACTGGACTCCTCGGTCATCCTGCCGCGCGAGGTGTGGGTCGCCTCCGGCCACGTCAATGCCTTCACCGACCCGCTCATCGAGTGCCAGTCCTGCCACAAGCGCCTGCGCGAGGACGAGCTCCAGGAGGCCTACGCCGCCAAGCACGGCATCGAGGACCCCGACTCGGTGAGCCTGGAGCAGATCGCCTGCCCCAGCTGCGGCACCCGCGGCAGGTTCACCGAGCCCAAGGCCTTCTCCGGCCTGCTCAAGACCTACCTGGGCCCGGTCGACGACGAGTCCGGCCTGCACTACCTGCGCCCCGAGACCGCTCAGGGCATCTTCATCAACTTCGCCAACGTCATGAGCGCGGCCCGCAAGAAGCCGCCCTTCGGCATCGGCCAGGTGGGCAAGTCCTTCCGCAACGAGATCACCCCGGGCAACTTCATCTTCCGCACCCGTGAGTTCGAGCAGATGGAGATGGAGTTCTTCTGCGAGCCGGGCACCGACGAGGAGTGGCACCAGTACTGGATCGACTACCGCAAGGCCTGGTACATGGACTTGGGGATCAGCGAGGACAACCTGCGCCTCTACGAGCACCCGAAGGAGAAGCTCTCCCACTACTCCAAGCGCACCGTGGACCTGGAGTACCGCTTCGGCTTCGCCGGATCCGAGTGGGGCGAGCTCGAGGGCATCGCCAACCGGACCGACTTCGACCTGTCCACCCACGCCGAGCACTCCGGCAAGGACCTGTCCTACTTCGACCAGACCCGATCCGAGCGCTGGACCCCCTACGTCATTGAGCCGGCGGCGGGGCTGACCCGCTCGCTCATGGCCTTCCTGGTCGAGGCCTACACCGAGGACGAGGCCCCCAACACCAAGGGCGGGGTGGACAAGCGCATCGTGCTGAAGCTCGACCCGCGCATCGCCCCGGTCAAGGCGGCCGTCCTGCCGTTGAGCCGCAAGGAGGAGCTGACCGGCCCGGCCAAGGAGCTGGCCGCCCGCCTGCGCCGCTCCTGGAACGTGGAGTACGACGACGCCGGAGCGGTGGGTCGTCGTTACCGCCGCCAGGACGAGGTCGGCACGCCCTTCTGCCTCACCTACGACTTCGACTCGCCCGAGGACGGCGCGGTCACCGTGCGCGAGCGCGACACGATGACCCAGGAGCGCATCCCGCTCGAGGGCGTGGAGCGCTACCTGGCTGAGCGCCTCATCGGCTGCTGA
- a CDS encoding SDR family oxidoreductase produces MNPPTGLPTGLLSDRTVLVTGVLRPSSIASAIAEVALRQGARVLLTGHPRTLAVTGSVASALGLPDPVTPLDVADADSLSALAPTLRDLGVTRLDGLVHSIARADVDLLGSVLPPEGAGPVARAGRARDLERAFIVSAASLPALVDAVSPMLGRGSSIVTLTFDSARVWPGYGWMGPLKAALEAAVRALAVELGERGVRVNAISSGPLSTTAAGAIPDFETLSRRWGAAAPLGWDTADATAVARSTVALLSSWLPATTGQVIHVDGGARVVG; encoded by the coding sequence ATGAACCCTCCTACGGGCCTGCCCACGGGTCTGCTCAGTGACCGCACGGTGCTTGTCACCGGTGTCCTGAGGCCCAGCTCGATCGCCAGCGCCATCGCCGAGGTCGCCCTCCGGCAGGGTGCCCGCGTCCTGCTGACCGGCCACCCCCGGACCCTGGCGGTCACCGGCTCAGTGGCCAGCGCTCTTGGACTGCCCGATCCGGTGACGCCCCTGGACGTGGCCGACGCCGACTCCCTGTCCGCCCTGGCGCCCACCTTGAGGGATCTGGGCGTGACCCGCCTGGACGGCCTGGTCCACTCCATCGCCCGCGCCGACGTCGACCTGCTGGGGAGCGTCCTTCCGCCCGAGGGCGCCGGGCCGGTGGCGCGAGCGGGCCGAGCGCGCGATCTTGAACGGGCCTTCATCGTCTCGGCGGCCTCCCTGCCCGCGCTCGTCGACGCCGTCTCACCGATGCTGGGGCGGGGCAGCAGCATCGTGACCCTGACCTTCGACAGTGCTCGCGTCTGGCCCGGCTACGGCTGGATGGGCCCCCTCAAGGCCGCCCTGGAGGCCGCCGTGCGCGCGCTCGCCGTCGAGCTGGGGGAGCGGGGCGTGCGGGTCAACGCCATCTCCTCCGGTCCCCTGAGCACCACCGCGGCCGGCGCCATCCCCGACTTCGAGACGCTCAGCCGGCGCTGGGGGGCCGCCGCCCCGCTGGGCTGGGACACCGCAGACGCCACCGCGGTGGCCCGCAGCACCGTCGCCCTGCTCTCCTCCTGGTTGCCCGCCACCACCGGGCAGGTCATCCACGTCGACGGCGGGGCCCGCGTCGTCGGCTGA
- a CDS encoding YibE/F family protein encodes MVSANSTSPSNETFHPEPPTEENGHVHGSRGSHESHGVPGGHSHSGPLDLDAGEVRRVRIVLGVIVGALVLATVVGLFVLWPGKSSLIGSRSFTAEGGSVGRATITSVDLSSCQSAVSALTEVNGVKQEDFAKGHVCARITQGEGKGLVMPVQLVGEPRKLAHAGDRLVVLYSPQAILSGSPYSFIDYQRQLPVGALTIVYLVLVVAVAGRKGVLSVLGLLVATGVLAFFMIPALLSGSHPLAVTLVGSMAMMLAAVYVAHGISIRTTTALLGTVAGIVLTVLLALWGTDAAHLTGDVDETARLLASRTSIDLQTLLTCGMVIAGLGVLNDVTITQASSVWELHAANPLLSRTRLFTGGMRIGRDHIASTVYTLAFAYAGTALPLILAAALMDRAVLDTMLSGEIAEEIVRTLISSIGLVLAIPATTAIAAALCRVTPVLDD; translated from the coding sequence ATGGTGAGCGCCAACTCGACCTCCCCGAGCAACGAGACCTTCCATCCTGAGCCGCCGACCGAGGAGAACGGTCATGTCCACGGCAGCCGCGGCAGCCACGAGAGCCACGGCGTCCCCGGCGGACACTCCCACTCCGGTCCGCTCGACCTGGACGCGGGCGAGGTCCGCCGGGTGAGGATCGTGCTCGGCGTCATCGTCGGGGCCCTGGTGCTGGCCACCGTCGTCGGGCTGTTCGTGCTGTGGCCGGGCAAGAGCTCACTGATCGGCTCGCGCTCCTTCACCGCCGAGGGCGGCTCGGTGGGCCGGGCCACCATCACCTCCGTGGACCTGTCGAGCTGCCAGAGCGCCGTGAGCGCCCTGACGGAGGTCAACGGCGTCAAGCAGGAGGACTTCGCCAAGGGGCACGTGTGCGCCCGCATCACTCAGGGAGAGGGCAAGGGCCTGGTCATGCCGGTCCAGCTGGTGGGAGAGCCCCGCAAGCTCGCCCACGCCGGGGACCGCCTCGTCGTCCTCTACTCGCCCCAGGCGATCCTGTCCGGGTCCCCCTACTCCTTCATCGACTACCAGCGCCAGCTCCCGGTCGGCGCCCTGACGATCGTCTACCTCGTGCTCGTCGTCGCCGTGGCCGGACGCAAGGGCGTCCTGAGCGTCCTGGGCCTGCTGGTGGCCACCGGCGTGCTCGCCTTCTTCATGATCCCGGCGCTCTTGTCCGGCTCCCACCCGCTGGCCGTGACGCTGGTCGGGTCGATGGCGATGATGCTCGCGGCCGTCTACGTCGCCCACGGCATATCCATCCGCACCACGACGGCCCTGCTGGGCACGGTGGCCGGCATCGTGCTCACCGTGCTGCTCGCCCTGTGGGGGACCGACGCCGCCCACCTGACCGGCGACGTCGACGAGACCGCCCGGCTGCTGGCCTCCCGCACGAGCATCGACCTGCAGACGCTGCTGACCTGCGGCATGGTCATCGCCGGACTCGGTGTCCTCAACGACGTCACCATCACCCAGGCCTCCTCGGTGTGGGAGCTGCACGCCGCCAACCCGCTGCTGTCGCGCACGCGCCTGTTCACCGGCGGGATGAGGATCGGCAGGGACCACATCGCCTCAACCGTCTACACCCTGGCCTTCGCCTACGCCGGCACCGCGCTGCCACTCATCCTGGCCGCGGCCCTCATGGACCGGGCGGTGCTGGACACCATGCTCTCGGGCGAGATCGCCGAGGAGATTGTGCGCACCCTCATCTCATCCATCGGTCTGGTCCTGGCGATCCCGGCGACGACGGCGATCGCGGCGGCCCTGTGCCGCGTCACCCCGGTCCTCGACGACTAA